Proteins from a genomic interval of Verrucomicrobiia bacterium:
- a CDS encoding fibronectin type III domain-containing protein, translating to MNARIGDFFFAYPASQSQMKTSTELDMRHEGSKEAAPKKSWTFASLVMFFLLCLTARADQSVMLGWTPSTNTVAGYFVHYGGVSHNYAAKLDVGTNLVANFSNMQPGATNYFAVTAYDSAGNESDYSTEVAFIVPGVIRFRNAMAANQAAMLEFPVAPGHWYEVQASTDRQNWSTIATTAMCTSNFWNSFQDPKSRAFRSRFYRLALH from the coding sequence ATGAACGCACGGATTGGCGATTTCTTTTTTGCTTATCCGGCTTCGCAAAGCCAAATGAAAACTTCCACTGAATTGGATATGCGACATGAAGGCAGCAAGGAAGCCGCCCCGAAAAAGAGCTGGACGTTTGCCAGCCTGGTGATGTTTTTCCTTCTCTGCCTTACTGCTCGCGCGGATCAAAGTGTCATGCTCGGGTGGACTCCTTCCACCAATACGGTCGCCGGATATTTCGTTCACTACGGCGGCGTCAGCCACAATTATGCGGCCAAGCTGGATGTCGGCACCAACCTCGTCGCCAATTTTTCCAACATGCAGCCCGGTGCCACGAATTATTTCGCCGTTACCGCCTATGACTCGGCCGGCAACGAAAGCGATTATTCCACTGAGGTTGCGTTCATCGTTCCGGGTGTGATTCGTTTCCGTAATGCGATGGCCGCCAATCAAGCCGCGATGCTCGAATTCCCCGTGGCTCCTGGCCATTGGTACGAAGTTCAAGCCAGCACCGACCGGCAGAACTGGAGCACGATCGCCACGACGGCCATGTGCACCTCGAATTTTTGGAACTCATTTCAGGATCCCAAGTCCCGCGCGTTTCGCAGCCGCTTCTATCGCCTCGCACTGCATTGA
- a CDS encoding YMGG-like glycine zipper-containing protein yields the protein MKATLIKVSTCGGLVALLAGCYSPDGRPDNTASGALIGGASGATIGALVDRRNPGAGALIGGAAGLIAGGLVGHSVDEQNEARRQYYSAPPPAPVYVPAPAAQPLTIDQVKAMTKSGVTDDNIIVQINNTHTVYHLDANAIIDLSSSGVSQKVISYMINTSNATVSQAPPTPVTETVVAAPGPNYTYVSGEYVWNGFAWVWVRGRWVVGPYPHAVWVGARWDYGPYGWHRVPGYWR from the coding sequence ATGAAAGCGACTTTGATTAAGGTTTCTACTTGTGGAGGATTGGTTGCGCTGCTGGCGGGTTGTTATTCGCCTGATGGTCGGCCGGACAATACCGCTTCCGGCGCGTTGATCGGCGGAGCCAGTGGCGCGACGATCGGGGCGCTTGTGGACCGGCGAAATCCCGGCGCGGGGGCATTGATCGGCGGAGCGGCTGGCTTGATTGCCGGAGGCCTGGTGGGTCACAGTGTGGACGAGCAGAACGAAGCGCGCCGCCAATATTATTCCGCACCGCCACCAGCTCCCGTCTATGTGCCCGCGCCCGCCGCGCAGCCGTTGACAATTGATCAGGTGAAGGCGATGACCAAGTCCGGCGTCACTGACGACAATATCATTGTTCAGATCAACAATACGCACACGGTCTATCACTTGGATGCGAATGCGATCATTGACCTGAGCAGTTCCGGCGTCAGCCAAAAAGTCATTTCGTACATGATCAATACGAGCAATGCCACCGTCAGCCAGGCGCCGCCAACTCCGGTGACTGAAACTGTGGTAGCGGCTCCGGGGCCGAATTATACTTATGTCAGCGGCGAATATGTCTGGAATGGCTTTGCGTGGGTGTGGGTTCGGGGACGCTGGGTAGTGGGACCTTATCCGCACGCGGTGTGGGTTGGCGCGCGTTGGGATTATGGCCCTTACGGATGGCACCGCGTTCCGGGGTATTGGCGCTGA
- the glk gene encoding glucokinase has protein sequence MILAGDIGGTKVNLGLFEVNGRQLKLVREGTRPSKAYARLQDLVKEFLGEVGEPKIERACFGVAGPVRKGVVKATNLSWKVEAGEISDELKLGPVSMINDLEANGYGLAELPPEDLHTLNAGEADATGNAAMISAGTGLGEAGLFWDGKQFHPFACEGGHSDFAPLTKLDAELFAYLNDKFGHVSWEKVLSGQGLYNIYQFLRDTKRGEEPASLADEMAKGDPSAVVSVAGLKGTSSRCAQALDMFVTYYGSEAGNLALKLMSIGGVYIGGGIAPKILPHLEKGAFLNAFFSKGRMRPLLEAMPIRVVLNQKTALLGAAHYAAHGSESITSPTA, from the coding sequence ATGATTCTGGCTGGAGATATTGGCGGGACGAAAGTTAATCTGGGGCTTTTTGAAGTAAATGGGCGCCAGCTAAAATTAGTGCGCGAGGGCACGCGCCCGAGCAAGGCCTACGCGCGGCTGCAAGATTTGGTGAAGGAGTTTTTGGGTGAGGTTGGCGAGCCGAAGATAGAGCGCGCGTGTTTCGGGGTTGCGGGTCCGGTGCGCAAGGGCGTCGTGAAGGCCACGAATCTTTCCTGGAAAGTTGAGGCGGGCGAAATCTCTGACGAACTAAAACTCGGCCCCGTCTCGATGATCAACGATCTTGAGGCGAACGGTTATGGCCTGGCAGAATTGCCGCCAGAGGATTTGCACACGCTGAATGCCGGCGAAGCGGATGCAACCGGAAACGCGGCGATGATTTCCGCGGGCACGGGACTGGGCGAGGCGGGACTTTTTTGGGACGGCAAACAATTTCATCCGTTCGCCTGCGAAGGCGGTCATTCGGATTTTGCGCCGCTCACGAAACTGGATGCGGAATTATTCGCTTACTTGAATGACAAGTTCGGGCATGTGAGTTGGGAAAAAGTTTTATCGGGGCAGGGGCTTTATAACATCTATCAATTTTTGCGCGACACCAAGCGCGGCGAAGAGCCGGCATCGCTCGCGGACGAAATGGCGAAGGGCGATCCGAGCGCGGTGGTTTCCGTGGCGGGATTAAAAGGCACGAGTTCGCGTTGTGCGCAAGCGCTGGACATGTTCGTGACTTATTACGGGTCGGAGGCGGGCAACCTGGCGCTGAAATTAATGTCCATCGGCGGCGTGTATATCGGCGGGGGAATTGCGCCGAAGATTTTGCCGCATTTGGAGAAGGGCGCATTTCTGAACGCATTTTTCAGCAAAGGCCGGATGCGGCCACTATTGGAAGCGATGCCGATTCGCGTGGTGTTGAATCAAAAAACGGCGTTGCTGGGCGCGGCGCATTACGCGGCGCATGGCTCGGAAAGCATAACGAGTCCGACGGCGTAA